From the genome of Solanum lycopersicum chromosome 7, SLM_r2.1:
tcagttggtacagagaggatgtttgACTTACTTGGCCCACATTCGAGATACTAGTAttgagactcctatgcttgagtctattccagtagtgagtgaattttcagaagTATTTCCGATCAATTTGCcaggtcttccaccagatcgttattgatttttgtattgatgtggattcaggcactcggcctatttccattcctccttatcatatggcaccggctgaattgaaagagttgaaggagcagGTACAGGATTTGCtgagcaaaggttttattagaccgagtgtatctccttggggtgcttcagtgttatttgtgaagaagaaatatggatctatgcgtatgtgtattgactatcgatAGTTGATCAAGGTGACCATCAGAAATAAGTACCTGATACCtcgcgtattgatgacttatttgatcagttacagggtgcttcagttttctccaagattgatttgagatctggctatcatcagctgaaggttagagtggaggatatccctaagacagcttttcgaacacgttatggccattatgagtttttggtgatgCCTTTCGGATTAACTAATGCCCCTGTAGgttttatggacttgatgaatggatTTTTCAGACCGTATTTGGATacctttgttattgtcttcatagatgatttattgatatactcacacactaaggaggaacatgaacatcatttgaggatcgtgtttgggattctaaaggagaagaagctttatgcaaagttttcatagcgtgagttttggcttagttcggtagcattcttgggacatatagtgtccaaggagggtatcatggtggatcctaagaaTATTGAGGCGGTTAAAGATTGGGTTAGACCTGCTTCAGttactgagattcggagtttctttggccttgcaggttattatcgacggtttgttgagggtttctcatacaatgcatctccattaactagattgacataGAAGGAGGTGACAtttcagtggtctgacgaatgtgaggttagtttccaaaagctcaagactttattgactactgctccgattttgaccctacccgtggaggcagggttttgttgtatattgtgatgcttctcggatTGGTCTTGGTTGTGTATTAATGCAGAAGGGAaaagtgatagcttatgcttcgagacagttgaaggttcatgagaagaattatcctattcatgatttagagttggcggctgttgtgtttgcattaaaaattTGGAGGCACTATAtttatggtgtgcattgtgagatgttcacagatcatcgtagcctccaatatatattcaatcagagaGATCTTAATTTGAGACAGCGcagatggttggagttgctcaaggactacgacatgactattctttatcatccaggcaaggcaaatgttgtagcagatgccttgagtcgaaaggcggtaagtatgggtagtctagcTATGTTACAGGTCGACGAGCGTCCTTTAgctagggatgtccaatccTTGGCGAATactttgtgagacttgatatttcataATCAGATAAGGTGTTGTcttatatggaggctaggtcatccttgttggagcagattcaggctcaacagtttgatgatggtgatttataTAAGATTAGGGACAAGGTGTTGAAAGGAGAAGCCAAGGttgcaattcttgatagtgagggagttttgaggattaagggtcgtatatgtgttcctcgtacaggtgaattgactagattgatcatggaggaggctcGTAGTTCGAGGTACTCTATTTATCTGGGGGCTACTAAGATGCATCGTGACTTGAAGcaacattattggtggtgtcgtatgaagagggacatagtagattttgtatcccAGTGTCTGAactgaattgtcagcaagtgaagtatgaacaccaaaatcTTGGAGGTGTGACACCGAGGATGCCtatacctgagtggaagtgggagcttattgctatggactttgtggtaggattGTCATGTActttgggtaagtttgatgctatatgggtcattgtggatcgactgactaagtctgcacacaTTGTACCAGTTCAGACGACCTATAattcagagaagttagccaaaatctatattcGAGAGGTAGTTcatttgcatggggttcctatttctattatttcagaCCGTGGCActcaatttacatctcatttctggCAGTCTATGCAGAAGGAGTTGGGCACTCAggtggatcttagtacagcCTTTCACCCTTAGACtaatggtcagtctgagaggactattcaggttcttgaggacatgttgcgggcgtgtgtgattgactttggtggtcacTGGGATCTGTTCTTGCCATTagcggagtttgcttacaataatagtcaTCATTCGAGAATTaagatggcaccatttgaggatTTGTGtggtaggagatgtcgatctccaattggtttctttgacgcatttgaggttagaccatggggtatagatttgttgagggagtccttggacaaggtcaagttgatccaagatatACTTCTCATGGCTCAGAGCAGGCAAAAGAGTTACGCAGATAGAAAGGTTCGTG
Proteins encoded in this window:
- the LOC138337373 gene encoding uncharacterized protein, producing MEARSSLLEQIQAQQFDDGDLYKIRDKVLKGEAKVAILDSEGVLRIKGRICVPRTATLLVVSYEEGHSRFCIPVSELNCQQVKYEHQNLGGVTPRMPIPEWKWELIAMDFVVGLSCTLGKFDAIWVIVDRLTKSAHIVPVQTTYNSEKLAKIYIREVVHLHGVPISIISDRGTQFTSHFWQSMQKELGTQVLEDMLRACVIDFGGHWDLFLPLAEFAYNNSHHSRIKMAPFEDLCGRRCRSPIGFFDAFEVRPWGIDLLRESLDKVKLIQDILLMAQSRQKSYADRKVRDLEFMVGERVLLKVSPMKGVMRFRKKGKLSPRYIGPFEVMERICEMAYQLALPPGLSGIHPVFHISMLKKYHQGGDHVIQWDSVLLDQNLTFEEEPVTILVRQIRKLRSKEIASVKVQWKHRPVEEATWETESSTLRNFAKREGTILKIRDMNLALETTRTPIALETSFTCSVTNQAKELMSRNQRSLSQGFAQNKLENIVQTSLALGANTFGKYLGFPIFHKRSVNGNYQFIIDYMKKRLLGWKTKFLNLASGTQFTKATLGSKLPM